The sequence below is a genomic window from Candidatus Zixiibacteriota bacterium.
ATTAATTCTTCGACAGCAAAATATAAGTTTATGACAAGTAAAAATCCGAATTTTATATAAATTATAGAAATTGACAGGGTTTAATATATTGATATTAGCCAGATTTTATTTATCAGACAGTAACCTGTTTGCCGATTATCTCTTTTATATCTTTTACAATTTCCGGTTTGTATCCAAATTGATTTATAAAATTGTCAATTAGGATTTCTCTTACTGTGCCCATGTCTGTTTTCGTCCCCAGCATCGATGAAATTGAGCCGTTAGGAAAACCCTCAATTCCCCACGGATTAATCAAGTTGACATAATCAAAATTGTTGTTCACATTTATCGTAAGCCCGTGATAACTAATCCATCTGAATACAGCAACGCCAATAGCCGCTATCAAATGATTTTTAACCCATACTCCGGTCATTGTTTTCCGAGTGTTTGCCATCAAGTTCATATCTTTTAGCACGGATATAATTATGCTTTCCAGATCTTTAAAATAATTATGAAGGTCTTTACCTCGGGCGCTAAGATCGATTATGGGATATGCCATCAATTGACCCTGACCATGATAAGCAATACCCCCATTGCGTTCAATTTGACAAATTTCAATTTTCTGCTTTTTAAGCTCGGCTCTCGAAACCAGCAAATCGGTTTTTGATGAGTTTCTTCCCATAGTAATAACCGGTTCATGTTCGGTTATAATTAGACAGTTAGGAATTTTTTCTTCATAACGAAGCTGCACCAATTGTTTCTGCATATTCCAGATGTCAATATATTTAGTTTGTTTCAGGCTTAATATACAAAGCCTTTCCTGTTCATGGTTGTTCATGTCAAAGTTTCCTTTATAGAATCAAATTCAGCAAGCTAAAAGTCCAACAATTCCCGCATCAAACAGCTATCGAAAAAGAAGGGCTTCAAACCAGCGCAACTTCTAACTCCTCAAATGCATTATGTATGCGAAGGTCTTGCATATTTAAACGCTGATAATTGTTTTAAGTTCCATTATTATTTCACGGGTGCGCCAAATTAACAACTTCTAATACTACCTCCAAGCCTGCTATTCGTAAGCATTGGTAAATTACTTCAATCAATCTACAGAGTTATTCAACTCCGATTTTTCTCCCAGACTTTCTCCAGAATAAATTTTAGAAAGCATAATGTAAAAGCGCATAGATTGCGGCTTTTATAGGATAAATCATGTTAATTAATAATAGCGACAAAAGCAAACATTATTTTCGATTTTTTTCAATAAAATGAAAAGGCGGCCTTGCGACCGCCTTTGAGTTTAAATATCAGAAACTACTTGGTGGAACCATTCGGTATAACTCTGCCCTGAACAGGGGGAGTTGCACAGTTTGGCCAACCAGTAGGTGCAGTTGCCGGTGGAGGATCGAAAGTCGGATCAACAGGATGCCAGCAAGGCAAGTAATCAGCACACCACAGGATATCCTGGGCGCCTCTGAAATAGCCTACAAGCTTGATAACGTCGCTGCCCATTACGATACAGTCGCCGTTAGCATCTGCGCTTGCCCAGAAATATGGATTGGCAGCTTCCGAATTATGCATCATGCATGGAACCGAAGCAGTCGAACCCTTGAAATAGTTAACTAAAAAGGTAACATCACCGCCAATTACTCTCGGTATCCACAAACCCAATGACTGGTTGACATCACCAGCCATATATTGAAAACAATCCGGAGCCGCCGGACTCATCTCAACATCGAGCACAGTGGTATTGCCGGATGTAACGATAACTCCCGCAATAGTAGTATCATTATAATCATCGTGCGAGAACTCGACATCATAAGTGCAAGCATCAACATCCGAAAGAGTATATTGACCGTTTTCATCGGTATAACCGTCTAATCCAAAGCCTACTACTTCAACAAAGACATTTTCAATCGAATCGCCCGTGGAAGCGTTTGTAACAACACCCGTTATAACGCCGGGAACTCCAGTGTCTTCATGCCAGAGTATTGCCAACCCATCGACAAGCCTGTTTGCGGGATTGTCGTCATCGCAAAGATAGCTTAAACCATCAAGAGTATAGGGATCTTCAACATCATATTCTATACCAATTGTTGATTCCTGTCCCTGGCCGCTCGGCAGATGTTCCGAAACATTGTTGTATTGATAAAGCAATGTGCCGTCTTCGTAAAATATCACTTCAAATTCAAGCGTATCGTCATCATCGTAGGATGACACATTCCACTGGACAATAGTGTAATCGTTGACAGGTTCATCGAAATATTGGTAATATACGCCCTGCCCAATTTCATACTGCACTTTCGCTTCATTCCAATTTACCATTGCCATTGGCGCATACGGCGTTGTTTCGCTGGGAACAGGACAATCATTCGTCATCAGCCAACTGCTGCGATGGCCAATATGAACCGAACCGTGCGAATTAACCCAGATTGTATCGAATTCTACGCCGTAAAACTCGAAACGGAATCCCAGATATAAAGGATCCGACATGAAGTAATGGCTCCCTGGTTCAATTTGAGTTCCTGTGCTGGAAATATCAATCCAGTTAAAAACAGGTCCGCATGGCACTGTATTGTCTTTAAACCTGTGGCCATAGTTATCCGGACCGCCTACCCCCTGATGTTGATAACAGGTTATTGTTACAGTCATCGAATCGTTTGAAGTTTCTTCATCATCAGGATTTATCACGGTTAGATAGAAATAATAATCGCCGGGCATTTCCGGTGTGAAATCGACACCGAAAACCTGTTGAGCTGAACTTAAGCTGTCGAGCACAATGCCTGTTATTGTTTCATTGTATACGTCGTTATCAAGGCCGTCGTCTATGGTCAAATTCAAATCGAAAGTCTGCTGTTGATAGCCCGGATTCTCAACTGTAATTGCCGGCGTATAAGACTCATCAATAAGCATGAAATCAATTGGCGCATCAAGAGATACCAATCCAATATCATCAGCTGGGATAGCCCAGGACATATTGACATCAAGATTGATAAATCCGCCTTCAGTCAGAATCTGTCCCGTAACAGTTGTATCCTCAAAAAGATTTCTTGAAAATCTGATATCATAAGTATTTGGGAAAAGCGAAAATTCGTAATAGCCCGCCGCATCGGTAGTATCGGTTGCCCATAAAACTTCATGTCCGTCCAAAATCTCAACTATAACCGAATCCAAAACATTAGCGCCGGTTTCCTCATATACATAGCCGCTGATAATTCCTTCCAGCATGGGATTTAGCGAAATGTCTAAACCGGCAACAAGATTTTCCTCAACTAATATGCCAGCTACAGTTGAATCATGATGAGTATATATGGAGAAATTTACCGAATAAGTACCAGGTGATAAAGCCATATAATAATCACCGTTGACATCAGTAATATCAGTACCGGAGACGACCATAACGCTGTCGTAAGCGGTAACCGCTACCGAATCGATAGGCGTTGTTCCGTCAAGTTCGGTTACGGTTCCCGAAATCACTCCGGGCAATGTGCCCAGACTATCGCTTCGGCTGTAAGCCATTTCCTGATAGCTGTTGCTGCTTGACGGGTAATTCGTGGAATACAAACAATGTAAAACATCCGTATTAGTTATGAGCACCGATGGTATATATGTTCGGTCAAAGGTAGGCACGGGATCATAATTAGATACCGGATCGAGAGCCGCCGACCAGTGTAAACCGTAATCGAATGAATAGCTGGCATAAATCTGGCGATTAGTGGAGCCGGGAGGCTGTTCATCCAAAATTGCAATCATTGTGCCGGTGGTAGTAACCGCTATATCGGGAGCATACATGTCATAGCTTTGACCAGCCCAAATCATAGTCTCATTCCAGTTCGCTCCGCCATCGGTTGTGCCCACATACATCGCCGTATCGTTGTAGGCATAAATTATATGCACATGCCCGGCAAACGGCTTAGCTTTAATCTGGGGATAGACTATTGAGTAGGTGGCTATTGATACCACACTGTCTGAGGTCTCGCTTGAAAATGACGTTCCGCCATCAGTAGATACACCATAAAGGATTCTGCAATCAGTGCTTGAATAATAGTCACGCCAGACGACATGTATATTGTTATTAACATCAACGTCAATATCGGGCATAGCTGAATGATGGCCGTTTCGAAAAGAAATATAACGATCCGCAGAACGGCCTGTCCAGGTGTCGCCATAGTTGGATGACATGGAATAAAATATCTTGGATGTATCCTGAGCATTTTTCTGATTCCAGACAACATGAATGTTGTCATCATTATCAATGGCTATATTCGGGGAATTCGCAGTAACAAATGACGTAGTATCGCTTATTGGAAAATCGGTATTTGAATGCGCCCAAGAAGTTCCGCCATCACTGGACATTACCATCATGATTTCGATAGTGGTATCAAAGTTGGCGGTGATA
It includes:
- a CDS encoding carboxypeptidase regulatory-like domain-containing protein gives rise to the protein MRFVKISALAILIALTAFNFAYAEWSGASGEQYISSFAPTNTKVYCPAFAVGPNYELYAVWAQSDYPIPYEVHFSKSTDNGVTWSGTSGDQMISANDGDGVYNMGIYGARRIDIAVNSVGWIYVVWPEDYITANFDTTIEIMMVMSSDGGTSWAHSNTDFPISDTTSFVTANSPNIAIDNDDNIHVVWNQKNAQDTSKIFYSMSSNYGDTWTGRSADRYISFRNGHHSAMPDIDVDVNNNIHVVWRDYYSSTDCRILYGVSTDGGTSFSSETSDSVVSIATYSIVYPQIKAKPFAGHVHIIYAYNDTAMYVGTTDGGANWNETMIWAGQSYDMYAPDIAVTTTGTMIAILDEQPPGSTNRQIYASYSFDYGLHWSAALDPVSNYDPVPTFDRTYIPSVLITNTDVLHCLYSTNYPSSSNSYQEMAYSRSDSLGTLPGVISGTVTELDGTTPIDSVAVTAYDSVMVVSGTDITDVNGDYYMALSPGTYSVNFSIYTHHDSTVAGILVEENLVAGLDISLNPMLEGIISGYVYEETGANVLDSVIVEILDGHEVLWATDTTDAAGYYEFSLFPNTYDIRFSRNLFEDTTVTGQILTEGGFINLDVNMSWAIPADDIGLVSLDAPIDFMLIDESYTPAITVENPGYQQQTFDLNLTIDDGLDNDVYNETITGIVLDSLSSAQQVFGVDFTPEMPGDYYFYLTVINPDDEETSNDSMTVTITCYQHQGVGGPDNYGHRFKDNTVPCGPVFNWIDISSTGTQIEPGSHYFMSDPLYLGFRFEFYGVEFDTIWVNSHGSVHIGHRSSWLMTNDCPVPSETTPYAPMAMVNWNEAKVQYEIGQGVYYQYFDEPVNDYTIVQWNVSSYDDDDTLEFEVIFYEDGTLLYQYNNVSEHLPSGQGQESTIGIEYDVEDPYTLDGLSYLCDDDNPANRLVDGLAILWHEDTGVPGVITGVVTNASTGDSIENVFVEVVGFGLDGYTDENGQYTLSDVDACTYDVEFSHDDYNDTTIAGVIVTSGNTTVLDVEMSPAAPDCFQYMAGDVNQSLGLWIPRVIGGDVTFLVNYFKGSTASVPCMMHNSEAANPYFWASADANGDCIVMGSDVIKLVGYFRGAQDILWCADYLPCWHPVDPTFDPPPATAPTGWPNCATPPVQGRVIPNGSTK
- the lipB gene encoding lipoyl(octanoyl) transferase LipB, with amino-acid sequence MNNHEQERLCILSLKQTKYIDIWNMQKQLVQLRYEEKIPNCLIITEHEPVITMGRNSSKTDLLVSRAELKKQKIEICQIERNGGIAYHGQGQLMAYPIIDLSARGKDLHNYFKDLESIIISVLKDMNLMANTRKTMTGVWVKNHLIAAIGVAVFRWISYHGLTINVNNNFDYVNLINPWGIEGFPNGSISSMLGTKTDMGTVREILIDNFINQFGYKPEIVKDIKEIIGKQVTV